A segment of the Candida albicans SC5314 chromosome 2, complete sequence genome:
CAAATGCGATAAgagataaaaaaaaagagaaactaaatcttttttttttttgatggCTTCAACCGTTGACTTCCCTATTTTGGAAATCTGTGTCATTGacagacaaaaaaaagcaagCGAGAACTGTAATGATCTATAGTGAGtcattcattttttttaatttgtatGCATCGGAGATTTATTTTACATattctttcaataatacCGCTAACATTCAATTGAAGTGGTAATTGACCTTTTTCTGTATGGAAAGAATATTCTAGGTGTTTATTGTGCTGTTTTGATTATAGCATTTCCCATTCATTTTGTGTGTGATTTTAAAAACTGTGGGGTGAAGAGGATGGGGAGAGACGTGAACCagacaacaaaaaaaatataaaaaaaaatctgaTCTCGTGACTACtaaaccacaacaacaatctaTTCAAATACACATGACATATATcaacccaaaaaaaagatttattgTTAGTAGCATGGAAGTGGAATTGGAATAGAAAAACATATAATACATTGTAGAACCAATTCCtaataatagaaaaacccgaagaaagaaaaataaaaaaataatatgaCGATTTGTTTCTCTTCTATTGTGTTTGTATCGTTACTTTGCAACAATTGgatattgtttttaaaatcattcCAGCGGAAAATCGGGAACAGGAACCACGCAACTTGAAATTCTCTGCTTAAAGCTTATGCAATTGTTAAAGCATATTTAACATCTAGACGATTACACAATCAGTTTATACTTCCATTGACTATTGCAATTGATAATAGAACATAAAACTACCAATTGTATAGGGAAAACGTTCAAACTTAGAGAAACACCCATGTGATAATATGCCACCACCAAGAAGATCAAGATCAGACAAGGAATTAATTGTAGTGACTTTATAGTGACATGGTGTTGATTAGTAATTAAATGCACGACTCCATTCTAGCTCATCGTGCAACATTCCCAcaattgtctttttttctttactgTCTGTATGTATAATACATTTTCacgtttcttttttttctttctgcttaaagattttttgtttttatttcttttttgatgTAATAACCATTTGCAGACATTTATTGGAAGTAGTAGTTTTCTTATTTAATGTTATTTCCGAAGTAAGCCTCCCCATACAACAAACTCAAACCAATCACGATTTTGTCAGagttgtcttttttttcaaatgtcAAAACGTTTGATTGACCCAAGTTTTGTTCAGacatttaaatttaaatacaCTACTTTCCtttaaacaacaaactatatatatataagaaaaaaaaagtgtgacactttttttttatttttcgttttgtttgtatttCCTCAATCGGAATACACCGATGACTAATGATCAAGGTGTCATTGGCTTAAATGGATTCGGTAATCCTACCACTCGCCTACCATCAACAAATTATGCCCAGCCCATCATTCGTTAAGTCTTTAACCCCTATTATTCCACACCTACGCCACTTCCATTCTTCCTTTTCGTAGATTCATACCCACTATAAAACCTTGGACTTCTAGTTCCAAACACTTCTTTCCAATATCTCTTAGTATACTTAATTAATCTTAACGACACGCTAAAGGAGGGAGGGACAAATGTGTGACAAACAAGGTAGTTGCAAGAATTACAACAAACACCAATACTTTAATAATTAACTGATTCTTATTCTTTCCAGTATAGTACTTGATACCGATTACCCTCTGTTTTTTGTGCTTTGCATTGATCGTTGTCTTAGTTGATGGTTGTTGTATAAGTTTTTGCAAccaaaaatcaattctcACGATTTGATCAACctcaaaaattgttttgataatggaagttcttttttttttgtgtgtgtatTGGAAATTGTTACACCATGCACAACCTCATCAACCTTataagcaaaaaaaaaaaaattatcaacctAAAAAACACCACCTATTACTCTATCCACACATCACAATATGATTGAATATGCAAATAAATTATGTCTTGCCCCCATGGTAAGAAGTGGAGAACTACCTATTCGTCTTTTATCATTAAGATATGGTTGTGATTTACTTTGGACTCCGGAATtagttgataaaaaaatcttACAATCGACTCGAATCAtcaatcaagaattaaataccattgattatattgtatctaatcatcaacaactgGACAAGAAAACTGTGATTTTCCGTAAACATCCTGTTGAAACCGGGAGACTAATATTACAACTTGGATCGAGTGATCCTCAATTAGCAGTAGATGCTGCTCGAAAAGtgattgatgatgttgatggtattgatttaaattgTGGATGTCCGAAAAATTTCTCAACTCATAGTGGTATGGGAGCAGAGTTATTGAAAACTCCAGATAAATTATGTTCTATCTTGATCAATttagttgaaaaaattggtatCCCGAATAAAAAATCCATTAGTTGTAAAATTcgattatttaataattatgatcaactgaaaaatttaattgaaaaaattttacaaaCGGGGATATCTAATTTAACGATTCATTGTCGTACTCCAATCATGAGAAATCGTCAAGATCCAGTATGGAATTTCTTACCTAAATTGATCCCCATTATTCAAACAGCAGGAGTTAATTTAGTGATTAATGGTAATATGCAAAATGTTgctgatttgaaaaatctcCAATCAGCATTGAATGACAACGGTGGAGGAAAATTGAGTATTATGATTGCTGAAGCAGCGGAAGCAAATCCTTCAGTTTTCAGCCATTCACCAAAACCACAATGTTTAATTATacaagaattatttgaaatttgtcaaaaatattatcaaaatttccTGGCAactaaatttttaatgTTGAATATGATTCCTggcaaatcaaaatattttcaaaaattatcTCAAACGAAAAGTTTTGATCAAATGGGTGttatattgaaagaaatatCTCAAGAATATGAAAAGCAGAAGCAAATGTCTACAAAAGGGTTGGATAAAATTTTTACTATAATGAATCGTGATTGTCAAAAagccaattttttcaatttagatcaatttcaaaaacatATTGCCCAAAGAGGAGAATATATGACGAAATTTTTCCATGAATGGCAAGAATCAACTATGTTGGAAGATTTCGATGATACTCCTACTAAACGACCACTCCtgaatgataataataataatgtgtCTAATCAACCATCCAAAcgacaaaagaaaaagatggCAAAAAGCCAAACTCAACCCCTGTCAAGTATAGAAAACCCCATCAAAGTAACTTGATTAATCTTTACAACATTAATAgttaaaatttaatttatagATATAAAATCGTACATACAAACATGCATGTACGTATATGTATTCTTTATACAAGTATTAtagaaaatttaaaaatttcttcatcatcgaAACCAAACCCGTCCACCAAACTTACATACACACATCATTTATTCTTGTAAAAATCTTTTTAAACCACACCAAATACCAGCAGCACCAGCCATCATTACTGAAGAATAAGCCATTGGTTTCAAACCAGCACTACTTTTAAATAACGCACCGGCTAATGCTCCAGCAGTGACAGaatttaaatcatcatGTTTTTCTCTTATACCATCAATAGtagaatcaattaaattataagTTAAAGCTAATACCCCAGCACTATTACCTAAAAATGGACCTCTTTTagtaatattatttaaaatatgatttaatttgacTTTTGAAGGAGCTGATTCCGGTAATGTTTTTATACCTTGTTGAAAACCATATAATCCCCCAATTCCCAAACCTAATAAATATACTGCACCAGTACCATAACATAAATCATCAGTCCATGATCTACTTGGAATTAAACCTTTAGAACCTTCGACAGTATTtaattgttcttcttctaaatcTAAATATTCAATACCTTTATCTAATCCAGCTAAAGGGTGTAATCTACTGGCAGAAATAGCTCCAGGGGTAGATATAATGGTGTTGACATCGGCAACTTCTTTAGGATCAAACCCTAATGtttgtttaattgatgattgatCGTTcgtggtggtagtagtgTTATTGTCgttgtttgttgatgattttcCAAATATCCAAGACATGATGATGTTGTCGTTATGCTATTATGTTTATATGATAAAAATGATCTTTTCgatttgataaataatttCTAGTAGTCTCTCTTTATTGAGTTTGGTTATtccaaaaataatacaaaaaataaataaataatagaCGTTAATAGTATTATATATGATATCCTCTCTCTATAAATGATGAGTATATTAATTGTAAACCAAAAACTGCTTTATATCGGGGGGACGAGTCAATCTTAAggaatgaaaattttttttttgttcgCTACTCAGTT
Coding sequences within it:
- the SMM1 gene encoding Smm1p (Putative dihydrouridine synthase; Hap43-induced gene; rat catheter biofilm induced; Spider biofilm induced), translating into MIEYANKLCLAPMVRSGELPIRLLSLRYGCDLLWTPELVDKKILQSTRIINQELNTIDYIVSNHQQSDKKTVIFRKHPVETGRLILQLGSSDPQLAVDAARKVIDDVDGIDLNCGCPKNFSTHSGMGAELLKTPDKLCSILINLVEKIGIPNKKSISCKIRLFNNYDQSKNLIEKILQTGISNLTIHCRTPIMRNRQDPVWNFLPKLIPIIQTAGVNLVINGNMQNVADLKNLQSALNDNGGGKLSIMIAEAAEANPSVFSHSPKPQCLIIQELFEICQKYYQNFSATKFLMLNMIPGKSKYFQKLSQTKSFDQMGVILKEISQEYEKQKQMSTKGLDKIFTIMNRDCQKANFFNLDQFQKHIAQRGEYMTKFFHEWQESTMLEDFDDTPTKRPLSNDNNNNVSNQPSKRQKKKMAKSQTQPSSSIENPIKVT
- the TIM23 gene encoding protein transporter (Protein involved in mitochondrial matrix protein import), with the protein product MSWIFGKSSTNNDNNTTTTTNDQSSIKQTLGFDPKEVADVNTIISTPGAISASRLHPLAGLDKGIEYLDLEEEQLNTVEGSKGLIPSRSWTDDLCYGTGAVYLLGLGIGGLYGFQQGIKTLPESAPSKVKLNHILNNITKRGPFLGNSAGVLALTYNLIDSTIDGIREKHDDLNSVTAGALAGALFKSSAGLKPMAYSSVMMAGAAGIWCGLKRFLQE